From Streptomyces fungicidicus, one genomic window encodes:
- a CDS encoding nucleoside/nucleotide kinase family protein produces the protein MRLEPITWDRLGDLLAERMLELKTADGGPWPRVALDGAPAARPGDLAGRIAEALRIRGRPSLAVGAEGFLRPASVRLEYGHQDVESYYSGWYDTGALWREVFGPLEPGGSGRVLPDLWDPVTDRATRSPYVPLPPGGVLLVHGPLLLRHWFPFDLSVHVLLSPGALRRRTPDADHWTLPAFERYERETDPAGTADVLVRADDPRHPAWRG, from the coding sequence GTGCGACTCGAACCGATCACCTGGGACCGGCTCGGCGACCTCCTCGCCGAGCGCATGCTGGAGCTGAAGACGGCCGACGGCGGCCCCTGGCCGCGGGTCGCCCTCGACGGAGCGCCGGCCGCCCGCCCCGGAGACCTCGCCGGGCGGATCGCCGAGGCGCTGCGGATACGCGGCCGGCCCTCCCTGGCCGTGGGCGCCGAGGGCTTCCTGCGTCCCGCCTCGGTCCGGCTCGAGTACGGGCATCAGGACGTGGAGTCCTACTACAGCGGCTGGTACGACACCGGCGCCCTCTGGCGCGAGGTGTTCGGCCCCCTCGAACCCGGCGGGAGCGGACGGGTCCTGCCCGACCTGTGGGATCCCGTCACGGACCGGGCCACGCGCAGCCCCTATGTGCCGCTGCCGCCCGGTGGGGTTCTGCTGGTGCACGGTCCCCTCCTCCTTCGCCACTGGTTCCCGTTCGACCTGAGCGTCCACGTGCTGCTCTCGCCGGGTGCCCTGCGCCGCCGCACCCCCGACGCCGACCACTGGACCCTCCCCGCCTTCGAGCGCTACGAGCGGGAGACCGACCCCGCCGGCACGGCCGACGTGCTCGTACGGGCCGACGATCCCCGGCATCCGGCCTGGCGCGGCTGA
- a CDS encoding carbohydrate kinase family protein — MGRRKVTGAVGSGALLVAGDVITDVVARHRGPLAPGTDTAASIRTVPGGAGANVACWAAYRGTAEVRLLGRVGADAAAWHERELAARGVRPLLVVDGRAPTGTVICLVDGDAAAERTFLTDSGASLRLEPADWSDALLDGVARLHLSGYLLFAEPSREFVAVASKAARARGVPVSLDPASAGFLARLGADRFLSLVDGVDVLLPSRDEACLLTGLPDVADAAARLSRHVPLVVAKQGAEGALLARSGEVYARVPAEPVTPRDTTGAGDAFTGAFIAALLAGAGPEQAAREGCRAGARAVELTGGRPP, encoded by the coding sequence CTGGGCCGACGGAAGGTGACGGGGGCCGTGGGCAGCGGTGCGCTGCTGGTCGCCGGCGATGTGATCACCGATGTGGTGGCCCGGCACCGGGGGCCGCTCGCCCCGGGTACGGACACGGCGGCGTCGATCCGCACGGTGCCGGGCGGCGCGGGCGCCAACGTGGCCTGCTGGGCGGCGTACCGCGGCACCGCCGAGGTGCGGCTGCTCGGGCGGGTGGGCGCGGACGCGGCGGCCTGGCACGAGCGGGAGCTCGCCGCCCGCGGGGTCCGTCCCCTGCTGGTCGTGGACGGGCGGGCGCCGACGGGCACGGTGATCTGCCTGGTCGACGGGGACGCGGCGGCCGAGCGGACCTTCCTCACCGACAGCGGCGCGTCGCTGCGGCTCGAACCGGCCGACTGGTCGGACGCGTTGCTGGACGGGGTGGCGCGGCTGCACCTGTCGGGCTATCTGCTGTTCGCCGAACCGAGCCGGGAGTTCGTCGCGGTGGCGTCGAAGGCGGCGCGGGCCCGCGGGGTGCCGGTGAGTCTGGATCCGGCGTCGGCGGGGTTCCTCGCCCGGCTGGGCGCCGACCGGTTCCTGTCGCTGGTCGACGGCGTGGACGTGCTGCTGCCCAGCCGTGACGAGGCCTGCCTGCTCACGGGGCTGCCCGACGTGGCGGACGCCGCGGCGCGGCTGAGCCGGCACGTCCCGCTGGTGGTGGCCAAGCAGGGCGCCGAGGGCGCGCTGCTCGCCCGGTCCGGGGAGGTGTACGCACGCGTCCCGGCCGAGCCGGTGACGCCCCGGGACACCACGGGCGCGGGCGACGCCTTCACGGGCGCCTTCATCGCGGCCCTGCTCGCGGGCGCCGGCCCGGAACAGGCGGCTCGCGAGGGCTGCCGGGCGGGCGCGCGGGCGGTGGAACTGACGGGGGGCCGGCCGCCCTGA
- a CDS encoding MHYT domain-containing protein encodes MQSTVDGFSYGLVTPLVAFLMACLGGALGLRCTTRAMRMSRSWRPGWLALGSAAIGSGIWTMHFVAMTGFSIEGTPIHYDRAMTFASLAVAVVMVGVGIFIVGYRGASGTALFTGGTITGLGIASMHYLGMAGMSLDGRLEYDGLTVAASVVIAMAAASAALWAAGQVKGFLWSVGASLVMGLAVTGMHYTGMAALDVHVHGTAEPAVGESAAALLGPMMAGPLALLVLAGVVVIFDPLIVAGGTVAPPAEHKPGVPAHSPAHHRPARSRLRARGPVERRSRTPQRR; translated from the coding sequence ATGCAGAGCACGGTCGACGGATTCAGCTACGGCCTGGTCACACCACTGGTGGCCTTCCTCATGGCCTGCCTCGGAGGCGCCCTGGGCCTGCGCTGCACCACCAGAGCCATGCGGATGTCCCGCAGCTGGCGGCCCGGCTGGCTCGCCCTCGGCTCCGCCGCCATCGGCTCCGGCATATGGACGATGCACTTCGTCGCCATGACGGGCTTCAGCATCGAGGGCACACCGATCCACTACGACCGGGCCATGACGTTCGCGAGCCTGGCCGTCGCCGTCGTCATGGTGGGCGTCGGGATCTTCATCGTCGGCTACCGGGGCGCCTCCGGGACCGCGCTGTTCACCGGGGGCACCATCACCGGCCTCGGCATCGCCTCGATGCACTACCTCGGCATGGCCGGGATGAGCCTCGACGGACGCCTGGAGTACGACGGCCTCACCGTCGCCGCGTCCGTGGTCATCGCCATGGCGGCCGCCAGCGCGGCCCTGTGGGCGGCCGGACAGGTGAAGGGCTTCCTGTGGAGCGTGGGAGCCAGCCTCGTCATGGGACTGGCGGTCACCGGGATGCACTACACCGGCATGGCCGCCCTCGACGTCCACGTCCACGGCACGGCCGAGCCCGCCGTGGGGGAGTCCGCGGCCGCCCTGCTCGGACCGATGATGGCCGGCCCGCTCGCGCTCCTCGTCCTCGCGGGCGTCGTGGTGATCTTCGACCCGCTGATCGTCGCGGGCGGAACCGTCGCGCCCCCCGCCGAGCACAAGCCCGGCGTCCCCGCCCACTCGCCGGCCCACCACCGCCCGGCCCGCTCCCGGCTGCGGGCCCGCGGGCCGGTGGAGCGCCGATCCCGGACCCCGCAGCGCCGCTGA
- a CDS encoding VOC family protein, giving the protein MTEHTTRLDHIVLWVNDPIAAAGFYEKAVGLEPVRLTDYSAGEAPFPSVRVNEETILDLMPRAKAERMGMLPGAAESSGHPVNHVCLSLPSGDFDALRGRLEEGSVPVSEISHDSFGARGPARRSFYFRDPDGNVFEARHYD; this is encoded by the coding sequence ATGACGGAGCACACGACACGCCTCGACCACATCGTGCTGTGGGTGAACGACCCCATCGCCGCCGCCGGCTTCTACGAGAAGGCCGTCGGACTGGAGCCCGTCAGGCTCACCGACTACTCCGCCGGCGAGGCGCCCTTCCCCTCGGTGCGGGTCAACGAGGAGACGATCCTCGACCTGATGCCGCGGGCCAAGGCCGAGCGGATGGGCATGCTCCCCGGGGCCGCGGAGAGCTCGGGTCATCCCGTCAACCACGTGTGTCTGTCGCTGCCGTCGGGGGACTTCGACGCGCTGCGCGGCCGGCTGGAGGAGGGCTCCGTGCCGGTGTCCGAGATCTCGCACGACTCGTTCGGCGCGCGGGGACCGGCCCGGCGCAGCTTCTACTTCCGCGACCCGGACGGCAACGTCTTCGAGGCGCGGCACTACGACTGA
- a CDS encoding pseudouridine-5'-phosphate glycosidase, translated as MVLMVSEEVREALAANRPVVALESTIIAHGLPRPRNLEVALELEAAVRREGAVPATIAVLDGRPRVGLDEKQLERIASGDGIRKLGHRDLPLAVATEADGATTVSATALLAALAGVRVFATGGLGGVHREWTVTQDESADLGLLARTRITVVCAGVKSILDVPATLQRLETLGVAVAGYGTDRFPGFYLSDSGHPVDWRLDTPGQVAEVMRAQDALRGPGSALIVANPVAEEEQLDPVLHARVLDEALRACRAEGVTGQAVTPFLLGHLVRGTDGASLAANLAAVRGNVRLAARVAAAWADGR; from the coding sequence GTGGTGCTCATGGTGTCCGAAGAGGTACGGGAGGCGCTCGCCGCGAACCGGCCGGTGGTGGCCCTGGAGTCCACGATCATCGCCCATGGGCTGCCCCGGCCGCGCAATCTCGAGGTGGCGCTGGAGCTGGAGGCGGCCGTGCGGCGGGAGGGCGCGGTGCCGGCGACGATCGCCGTGCTGGACGGGCGGCCTCGGGTCGGTCTGGACGAGAAGCAGCTGGAGCGGATCGCGAGCGGGGACGGCATACGCAAGCTGGGTCACCGTGATCTGCCGCTCGCGGTGGCCACGGAGGCGGACGGGGCGACCACGGTGTCGGCCACCGCCCTGCTGGCGGCGCTCGCGGGTGTGCGGGTGTTCGCCACCGGCGGGCTCGGCGGGGTGCACCGGGAGTGGACGGTGACCCAGGACGAGTCGGCCGACCTCGGTCTGCTGGCGCGGACGCGGATCACGGTGGTGTGCGCGGGGGTGAAGTCGATCCTGGACGTGCCGGCGACCCTGCAGCGGCTGGAGACGCTGGGGGTGGCTGTCGCCGGGTACGGCACGGACCGCTTCCCCGGCTTCTACCTGTCCGACTCGGGCCATCCCGTGGACTGGCGGCTGGACACCCCGGGGCAGGTCGCGGAGGTCATGCGGGCGCAGGACGCGCTGCGCGGGCCCGGCTCGGCGCTGATCGTGGCCAACCCGGTCGCCGAGGAGGAGCAGCTGGATCCCGTGCTGCACGCGCGGGTGCTCGACGAGGCGCTGCGCGCCTGCCGGGCGGAGGGCGTCACCGGCCAGGCGGTCACCCCGTTCCTGCTGGGCCATCTCGTCCGCGGCACCGACGGCGCCTCGCTCGCCGCGAACCTGGCGGCGGTCCGGGGCAACGTACGCCTGGCGGCACGCGTCGCGGCGGCCTGGGCCGACGGAAGGTGA
- a CDS encoding DUF397 domain-containing protein codes for MELTKPQKSLSSRRVRTGRIYNGMPARELGSEGWHKPWSGGNGGNCLEAMKLDDGRIAVRQSTDPDGPALIYTSAEMTAFIEGAKAGEADFLLS; via the coding sequence ATGGAACTCACCAAGCCCCAGAAGTCCCTGTCCTCGCGGCGGGTGCGCACCGGGCGGATCTACAACGGAATGCCCGCGCGGGAGCTGGGCAGCGAGGGCTGGCACAAGCCGTGGAGCGGTGGCAACGGAGGGAACTGCCTGGAGGCGATGAAGCTCGACGACGGCCGGATCGCGGTGCGTCAGTCCACTGATCCGGACGGGCCGGCACTGATCTACACCTCGGCCGAGATGACGGCCTTCATCGAAGGAGCGAAGGCGGGGGAGGCGGATTTCCTGCTGTCCTGA
- a CDS encoding glutamate synthase subunit beta: MADPKGFLTTPRREWPRRPVEERVRDWDEVHVPGALLPLIGPQADRCMDCGVPFCHEACPLGNLIPDWNDLVSRADWRAAAERLHATNNFPEFTGRLCPAPCEAGCVLAINQPAVTIKNVECAIADRAWEEGFAPPAPPDRLSGRTVAVIGSGPTGLAAAQQLTRAGHTVAVYERDDRLGGLMRYGIPAFKMEKHHLERRVEQMRSEGTKFRTSTTVGRDVDAAELRSRYDALVIATGATAWRELTVPGRELEGIHQAMEYLPLANRVCEGDLESSPLSAAGRHVVIVGGGDTGADCLGTAVREGAASVTQLDIYRRPGAERDEEAEPWPTYPKLYRLSPAHEEARDLRTAPSADAEGDARVFAASTLRFVGDGGGRVRALHLVEVDAGRRPVPGTERTLPADLVLLALGFSGPDQEDGLIAQLGVGLEPRGTIARDAGFGTEVRGVFAAGDAARGQSLIVWAIAEGRAVAAAVDQYLTGVPSRLPAPVGPYDRPMTV; the protein is encoded by the coding sequence ATGGCCGACCCCAAGGGTTTCCTGACCACACCCCGCCGGGAGTGGCCCCGTCGGCCCGTCGAGGAACGGGTCCGCGACTGGGACGAGGTCCACGTCCCCGGTGCGCTGCTGCCCCTCATCGGTCCGCAGGCCGACCGCTGCATGGACTGCGGTGTGCCGTTCTGCCACGAGGCCTGCCCGCTGGGCAATCTGATCCCCGACTGGAACGACCTGGTCTCCCGGGCGGACTGGCGGGCGGCGGCGGAACGGCTGCACGCCACCAACAACTTCCCGGAGTTCACGGGCAGGTTGTGTCCTGCGCCGTGCGAGGCCGGCTGTGTGCTCGCCATCAACCAGCCGGCGGTCACCATAAAGAACGTCGAGTGCGCCATCGCCGACCGGGCCTGGGAGGAGGGTTTCGCCCCGCCGGCCCCGCCGGACCGGCTCTCCGGCCGGACGGTCGCGGTCATCGGCTCGGGCCCGACGGGACTGGCCGCGGCCCAGCAGCTGACGCGGGCGGGTCACACGGTCGCGGTGTACGAGCGGGACGACCGCCTCGGCGGACTGATGCGGTACGGCATCCCGGCGTTCAAGATGGAGAAGCACCATCTGGAGCGGCGGGTGGAGCAGATGAGGTCCGAGGGGACGAAGTTCCGTACGTCGACGACGGTCGGGCGGGACGTGGACGCGGCGGAGCTGCGGTCGCGCTACGACGCGCTGGTGATCGCCACGGGCGCGACGGCGTGGCGGGAACTCACCGTGCCGGGACGGGAACTCGAGGGCATTCACCAGGCGATGGAGTACCTGCCGCTGGCGAACCGGGTGTGCGAGGGGGACCTGGAGTCGTCGCCGCTGTCGGCGGCGGGCCGGCACGTCGTGATCGTCGGCGGGGGTGACACGGGGGCGGACTGCCTGGGCACGGCGGTACGGGAAGGGGCCGCGTCCGTCACCCAGCTCGACATCTACCGGCGGCCGGGGGCGGAGCGCGACGAGGAGGCCGAGCCGTGGCCGACGTATCCGAAGCTGTACCGGTTGTCGCCGGCGCACGAGGAGGCCCGCGACCTGCGGACGGCTCCTTCGGCGGACGCGGAGGGGGACGCGCGGGTGTTCGCGGCGTCCACGCTGCGGTTCGTGGGTGACGGGGGTGGGCGGGTGCGGGCGCTGCACCTGGTCGAGGTGGATGCCGGCCGCCGGCCCGTGCCGGGCACCGAGCGGACGCTGCCGGCCGATCTCGTGCTGCTCGCGCTCGGGTTCTCCGGACCGGATCAGGAGGACGGGCTGATCGCCCAGCTGGGGGTGGGGCTGGAGCCCCGGGGGACGATCGCGCGGGACGCGGGGTTCGGCACGGAGGTGCGGGGGGTCTTCGCCGCGGGGGACGCGGCGCGCGGGCAGTCGCTGATCGTGTGGGCGATCGCCGAGGGGCGGGCGGTCGCGGCGGCGGTGGACCAGTACCTGACGGGGGTGCCGAGCCGGCTTCCGGCGCCGGTGGGGCCGTACGACCGTCCGATGACCGTGTGA
- a CDS encoding anthrone oxygenase family protein, translating into MIDGPLFVLVILGVLGTGLTAGVFVAFSTFVMRALADLPPAQGVAAMQAVNVAAVRPAFMLLFLGSAVLSAVITVVTFVLWPDEGTAELLVGGALFLAGSFGLTAVANVPRNETLARLQPGGAEAAAYWPVYVREWTRWNHVRALASTGAAVSYLLALI; encoded by the coding sequence ATGATCGACGGACCGCTTTTCGTACTGGTGATCCTGGGCGTGCTCGGGACAGGTTTGACGGCCGGGGTGTTCGTCGCCTTCTCGACGTTCGTGATGAGGGCGCTCGCTGACCTGCCGCCGGCGCAGGGGGTGGCCGCGATGCAGGCGGTCAACGTGGCCGCCGTGCGTCCGGCGTTCATGCTGCTGTTCCTGGGCTCGGCGGTGCTGTCCGCGGTGATCACGGTGGTGACCTTCGTGCTGTGGCCGGACGAGGGGACGGCGGAACTGCTCGTAGGGGGTGCGCTGTTCCTGGCGGGGTCGTTCGGGCTGACGGCCGTCGCGAACGTACCGCGCAACGAGACCCTGGCCCGCCTGCAGCCGGGCGGCGCGGAGGCCGCCGCGTACTGGCCGGTCTACGTGCGCGAGTGGACGAGGTGGAACCACGTGCGGGCACTGGCCTCGACGGGAGCGGCGGTGTCCTACCTCCTGGCCCTGATCTGA
- a CDS encoding methylated-DNA--[protein]-cysteine S-methyltransferase: protein MDSHGQYEQRVVWAVVGTGIGPLLLAATREGLVNVVFHATDEVRDGALERLASRLGAEPVEDPASPLLAEAIRQVEAYFAGERHGFELPLDWSLISGFNREVLRELASGVPFGTVVGYGDLAGRVGQPGAAQAVGMAMGANPLPVVVPCHRVVESGGGIGGFGGGLETKRRLLALEGVLPEPLF, encoded by the coding sequence ATGGACAGCCATGGGCAGTACGAGCAGCGGGTGGTGTGGGCCGTCGTCGGCACCGGCATCGGCCCGCTGCTGCTGGCCGCGACCCGCGAGGGCCTGGTCAACGTCGTCTTCCACGCCACGGACGAGGTGCGCGACGGCGCGCTGGAGCGGCTGGCGTCCCGGCTGGGCGCCGAACCGGTGGAGGACCCCGCCTCGCCGCTGCTGGCGGAGGCGATACGCCAGGTGGAGGCGTACTTCGCCGGCGAGCGGCACGGCTTCGAGCTGCCTCTGGACTGGTCGCTGATATCGGGCTTCAACCGCGAGGTGCTGCGGGAGCTGGCCTCCGGGGTGCCCTTCGGCACGGTCGTCGGGTACGGCGATCTGGCGGGCCGGGTCGGCCAGCCCGGCGCCGCGCAGGCCGTGGGCATGGCGATGGGCGCCAATCCGCTGCCGGTGGTCGTGCCGTGCCACCGGGTCGTGGAGAGCGGCGGCGGCATCGGCGGCTTCGGAGGCGGCCTGGAGACCAAGCGCCGCCTCCTGGCCCTGGAGGGCGTCCTCCCCGAGCCCCTGTTCTAG
- a CDS encoding helix-turn-helix domain-containing protein, whose translation MSEPRSAPTVGQVVLGRRLLDLRERAGLKREEAARILRVAPATVRRMEMAEVALKIPYLQMLLKAYGVSDDEADAFVQLAEDANRPGWWQRFHDILPGWFSMYVSLEGAASLIRSYEPHFVPGLLQTEDYARGVLRSGAIGQTQPEDIERHVALRMQRQDLLTREDAPRMWVVMDETVLRRPVGGPEVMRAQIDKLLEATKLPNVTLQIATFAGGPHPGTYGPFVLFRFAMPELPDMVYSEYLTGAVYLDARAEVSTHLEVMDRMAAQAATAHRTKEILRDLRKEL comes from the coding sequence GTGAGCGAACCCCGGTCCGCGCCGACGGTCGGACAGGTCGTCCTCGGCCGGCGCCTGCTGGACCTGCGGGAACGCGCGGGGCTCAAGCGTGAGGAAGCGGCCCGCATCCTCCGTGTCGCACCCGCGACCGTCCGCCGCATGGAGATGGCCGAGGTCGCGCTCAAGATCCCGTACCTCCAGATGCTGCTCAAGGCGTACGGCGTTTCCGACGACGAGGCCGACGCCTTCGTGCAGCTGGCGGAGGACGCCAACCGCCCCGGATGGTGGCAGCGCTTCCACGACATCCTGCCCGGCTGGTTCTCCATGTACGTCAGCCTGGAGGGCGCCGCCTCCCTCATCCGCAGCTACGAACCCCACTTCGTCCCCGGACTGCTCCAGACCGAGGACTACGCGCGCGGCGTGCTGCGCTCCGGTGCGATAGGGCAGACCCAGCCCGAGGACATAGAGCGCCACGTCGCCCTGCGCATGCAGCGGCAGGACCTGCTCACCCGTGAGGACGCGCCCCGCATGTGGGTCGTCATGGACGAGACCGTGCTGCGCCGCCCGGTCGGCGGCCCGGAGGTGATGCGTGCCCAGATCGACAAGTTGCTCGAGGCCACGAAACTGCCCAATGTGACGCTGCAGATCGCGACGTTCGCCGGGGGGCCGCACCCCGGCACGTACGGGCCGTTCGTGCTGTTCCGATTCGCCATGCCCGAACTTCCGGACATGGTCTACAGCGAGTACCTGACCGGCGCCGTCTACCTGGACGCGCGTGCCGAGGTGTCGACCCACCTCGAGGTCATGGACCGCATGGCGGCGCAGGCCGCTACGGCACATCGCACGAAGGAGATCCTCCGGGATCTCCGCAAGGAGTTGTGA
- a CDS encoding ATP-binding protein, with product MASVIPSAPLGTDAAAGSVSLGAASASDLPRSVAERRFRFELAAHPGSPAQARRLTRARLTGWSVCADTCDTAALVVSELVTNAIVHTASSRIVCELHDGGELVRIAVGDEGCAPDQPRANTRQQPEDEHGRGLLLVDSLCHSWGAHENGTGLLVWADLPRTADAPAEPAKPAQTAEPAEPTGDLGWGARPKPGPPGTPDDSDPDEPEQSHRTRAAAPGHRHHPVPAGRRAPRTWGRA from the coding sequence GTGGCAAGCGTGATTCCGTCCGCGCCCTTAGGAACAGACGCCGCCGCAGGTTCCGTCAGCCTCGGCGCCGCCTCGGCATCCGACCTCCCGAGGTCCGTCGCCGAGCGCCGGTTCCGCTTCGAGCTGGCCGCTCATCCGGGTTCCCCCGCCCAGGCGAGACGCCTGACACGGGCGAGGCTGACCGGCTGGTCGGTGTGCGCGGACACCTGCGACACGGCGGCCCTGGTCGTCTCCGAACTGGTCACCAACGCCATCGTGCACACCGCGAGCAGCCGCATAGTCTGCGAGCTGCACGACGGTGGTGAGCTGGTGCGCATCGCCGTGGGCGACGAGGGCTGCGCACCGGACCAGCCGCGGGCCAACACCCGGCAGCAGCCGGAGGACGAACACGGCAGGGGACTTCTCCTCGTCGACTCCCTGTGTCACTCCTGGGGCGCCCACGAGAACGGCACCGGCCTCCTGGTCTGGGCCGACCTCCCCCGCACGGCGGACGCCCCCGCCGAACCCGCGAAACCAGCACAAACCGCCGAACCCGCGGAGCCCACCGGCGACCTCGGCTGGGGCGCCCGTCCGAAGCCCGGCCCGCCCGGCACCCCGGACGACAGCGACCCCGACGAGCCCGAGCAGTCGCACCGCACCAGGGCGGCCGCCCCCGGGCACCGGCACCACCCGGTCCCCGCGGGCCGGCGCGCCCCCCGCACCTGGGGCCGGGCGTGA
- a CDS encoding CBS domain-containing protein translates to MTTAGDIMHRGAQWIPAHETLDRAAQLMRDLNVGALPISDENERLCGILTDRDIVVGCVAKGHDPARVTAGEMAKGTPRWIEADADIGDVLNEMQTHRIRRLPVIEDKRLVGMISEADLAQHLPEDQIAAWAESVYARTSAD, encoded by the coding sequence ATGACCACCGCCGGAGACATCATGCACCGCGGCGCCCAGTGGATCCCCGCGCACGAAACCCTCGACCGCGCGGCCCAGTTGATGCGCGATCTGAATGTCGGCGCGCTGCCCATCAGCGACGAGAACGAGCGGCTGTGCGGCATTCTCACCGACCGCGACATCGTCGTCGGCTGCGTCGCCAAGGGCCACGACCCGGCCAGGGTCACCGCGGGCGAGATGGCCAAGGGCACCCCGCGCTGGATCGAGGCGGACGCCGACATCGGCGACGTCCTCAACGAGATGCAGACCCACCGCATCCGCCGGCTGCCCGTCATCGAGGACAAGCGCCTCGTCGGCATGATCAGCGAGGCCGATCTCGCCCAGCACCTGCCGGAGGACCAGATCGCCGCTTGGGCGGAGAGCGTCTACGCCAGGACGTCCGCCGACTGA
- a CDS encoding glycerophosphodiester phosphodiesterase produces MHARAVAASTTALLGTAALLLPLSPARAAESSAPPLVIAHRGASAYAPENTLAAVDRAAELGADWVENDVQRTRDGELVVLHDDSLQRTTDAEQVFPDRAPWKVKDFTAAEIARLDAGSWFDPAYAGARVPTLEQYVRRVELHGQKLLLEIKNPQLYPGIEGEIIKVLGNEGWLDRGHVGQRLVVQSFSADSVRTVHDLRPAVKTGFLGTPPVSDLPAYAAFTDQINPSYGSLSSGYVAAVHAFKGPHGKPLEVCTWTVNDAAAARRVAGYGVDGIITNTPDVVRDAVGG; encoded by the coding sequence ATGCACGCACGCGCTGTCGCCGCATCGACCACCGCGCTCCTGGGGACCGCCGCCCTCCTGCTCCCGCTCTCCCCCGCGCGGGCCGCCGAGAGCTCCGCGCCGCCCCTGGTGATAGCCCACCGGGGCGCGTCCGCGTACGCCCCCGAGAACACCCTGGCCGCCGTCGACAGGGCGGCCGAACTCGGCGCGGACTGGGTGGAGAACGACGTCCAGCGGACCAGGGACGGTGAACTCGTCGTCCTGCACGACGACAGCCTCCAGCGCACCACGGACGCCGAGCAGGTCTTCCCCGACCGGGCGCCGTGGAAGGTGAAGGACTTCACCGCCGCGGAGATAGCCCGGCTGGACGCGGGCAGCTGGTTCGACCCCGCGTACGCGGGCGCGCGCGTGCCGACGCTGGAACAGTACGTGCGCCGTGTCGAACTGCACGGCCAGAAGCTGCTGCTGGAGATCAAGAACCCTCAGCTGTACCCCGGCATCGAGGGCGAGATCATCAAGGTGCTGGGCAACGAGGGCTGGCTGGACCGCGGGCACGTGGGGCAGCGGCTGGTCGTGCAGAGCTTCAGCGCGGACAGCGTACGGACGGTCCACGATCTGCGGCCCGCGGTGAAGACGGGGTTCCTGGGCACGCCGCCGGTGTCGGACCTGCCCGCGTACGCGGCCTTCACCGACCAGATCAACCCCTCGTACGGTTCCCTCTCCTCCGGTTACGTCGCCGCCGTGCACGCCTTCAAGGGACCGCACGGCAAGCCGCTGGAGGTGTGCACCTGGACCGTGAACGACGCGGCGGCCGCCCGGCGGGTCGCCGGGTACGGGGTCGACGGGATCATCACCAACACGCCCGACGTGGTGCGGGACGCGGTGGGCGGCTGA
- a CDS encoding SAM-dependent methyltransferase — MTGQNPVQIDTSRPHPARMYDWYLGGKDNYPVDEAMGRQMLTLDPRVPVMARVNRAFMQRATRWLAGQGVRQFLDVGTGIPTEPNLHQVAQRITADARVVYCDNDPIVLAHAAALLRGTDEGVTEYLQADVREPDVILEGARKVLDFGEPVALSLIALLHFVSDEDGAHELVGRLLDALPSGSYLVVSHATADFTPEESKAATDKLKAAGVTLALRSREEFARFFDGLELVEPGVQVPQQWHPELGEPVPGQDDGVIPGYGAVARKP, encoded by the coding sequence ATGACCGGGCAGAACCCCGTGCAGATCGACACGAGCAGGCCGCATCCCGCGCGGATGTACGACTGGTATCTCGGAGGCAAGGACAACTACCCGGTCGACGAGGCCATGGGCCGGCAGATGCTGACCCTCGACCCGCGGGTGCCGGTGATGGCGCGGGTGAACCGCGCGTTCATGCAGCGGGCCACGCGGTGGCTGGCCGGGCAGGGGGTGCGCCAGTTCCTGGACGTCGGCACCGGTATCCCCACCGAGCCCAACCTGCACCAGGTGGCTCAGCGGATCACGGCCGACGCCCGTGTCGTGTACTGCGACAACGACCCCATCGTGCTGGCCCACGCGGCGGCGCTGCTGCGCGGCACGGACGAGGGGGTGACCGAGTACCTCCAGGCCGATGTGCGTGAGCCGGACGTGATCCTGGAGGGGGCGCGGAAGGTCCTCGACTTCGGGGAGCCGGTGGCGCTGTCGCTGATCGCGCTGTTGCACTTCGTCTCCGACGAGGACGGGGCGCACGAGTTGGTCGGGCGGCTGCTGGACGCGCTGCCCTCCGGGAGCTATCTGGTCGTCAGCCACGCGACGGCCGACTTCACTCCGGAGGAGTCGAAGGCGGCCACGGACAAGCTCAAGGCGGCGGGCGTCACTCTGGCGCTCCGCTCCCGTGAGGAGTTCGCGCGCTTCTTCGACGGGCTGGAGCTGGTCGAGCCCGGCGTCCAGGTTCCGCAGCAGTGGCACCCGGAGCTGGGTGAACCGGTGCCGGGGCAGGACGACGGCGTCATTCCGGGCTACGGCGCGGTGGCCCGCAAGCCGTAG